One uncultured Gellertiella sp. genomic window carries:
- the sufA gene encoding Fe-S cluster assembly scaffold SufA, with amino-acid sequence MGYAIMTINDAAAARVKAIVEKSGPDARGIRVGVKKGGCAGMEYTIDLVTEPDARDDLIEHEGARVWVAPHAVLYLLGTEMGFEQTTLRSGFTFHNPNQTSACGCGESVELKPADLAALAARGDAVVQTR; translated from the coding sequence ATGGGCTACGCAATCATGACGATCAACGATGCCGCCGCCGCACGGGTGAAGGCCATCGTCGAAAAATCCGGCCCGGATGCGCGCGGAATTCGCGTTGGCGTCAAGAAGGGCGGCTGCGCGGGCATGGAATATACCATCGACCTCGTGACCGAGCCCGATGCCCGGGACGACCTGATCGAACATGAAGGGGCCCGCGTCTGGGTCGCCCCGCATGCGGTTCTCTATCTGCTCGGCACCGAAATGGGCTTCGAGCAGACCACGCTGCGCTCCGGCTTCACCTTCCACAATCCCAACCAGACCTCGGCCTGCGGCTGCGGCGAATCGGTGGAGCTGAAGCCGGCCGATCTTGCAGCGCTTGCTGCCCGGGGCGACGCGGTGGTCCAGACCCGGTAA
- the gcvP gene encoding aminomethyl-transferring glycine dehydrogenase: protein MPSPVEFSFTDYKPYDFANRRHIGPSPSEMAAMLEVVGYPTLDAMIDDTVPPSIRQKQPLAWGAPMTEREALDRLREIANKNQNLVSLIGQGYHGTITPPVIQRCILENPAWYTAYTPYQPEISQGRLEALLNFQTMVCDLTGLDVANASLLDEATAAAEAMAMAERVSTSKAKAFFVDENCHAQTIALIHTRAEPLGWEVIVGNPHRDLDPAGLFGAIFQYPGTYGHATDFTRQIAALHATGAIATVAADPLALALLKSPGDMGADIAIGCTQRFGVPMGYGGPHAAYMAVKDAYKRSMPGRLVGVSVDARGNRAYRLSLQTREQHIRREKATSNICTAQVLLAVMASMYAVFHGPEGLKAIAQSVHLKAVRLAMGLEKLGYDVEPKVFFDTITVNVGRLQGAIMKAAVAEGVNLRKIGHDRIGISLDERSRPATLEAVWKAFGGDFRIREFEPVYRLPDTLMRTSPYLEHPIFHMNRAESEMTRYIRRLSDRDLALDRSMIPLGSCTMKLNATAEMLPITWPEFAEIHPFAPENQALGYREMIEDLSAKLCAVTGYDAFSMQPNSGAQGEYAGLLTIRNYHIARGEGHRDICLIPTSAHGTNPASANMAGMKVVPVKARENGDIDMEDFRAKAEQHSANLSCCMITYPSTHGVFEESVKDVCDLVHAHGGQVYLDGANMNAMVGLSRPGDIGSDVSHLNLHKTFCIPHGGGGPGMGPIGVKAHLAAYLPGHPEWAAKDGAVSAAPFGSASILPISWSYCLMMGGEGLTQATKVAILNANYIAARLKGAYSVLYTSRSGRVAHECILDTRPLNDSAGVSVDDIAKRLIDCGFHAPTMSWPVAGTLMIEPTESETKAELDRFCDAMLAIRAEIRAIEEGRMDKANNPLKNAPHTVEDLVGDWERPYSREQACFPPGAFRVDKYWPPVNRVDNVYGDRHLVCTCPPVEDYAEAAE, encoded by the coding sequence ATGCCCTCTCCCGTCGAATTTTCCTTTACCGATTACAAGCCCTATGATTTCGCCAACCGGCGGCATATCGGCCCCTCGCCGAGCGAAATGGCGGCGATGCTCGAGGTCGTCGGCTATCCGACGCTCGACGCGATGATCGACGACACGGTTCCGCCGTCGATCCGCCAGAAGCAGCCGCTGGCATGGGGCGCGCCGATGACCGAGCGCGAGGCGCTCGACCGGCTGCGCGAGATCGCCAACAAGAACCAGAATCTCGTCTCGCTGATCGGCCAGGGCTATCACGGCACCATCACGCCGCCGGTGATCCAGCGCTGCATTCTGGAAAACCCCGCCTGGTACACCGCCTATACGCCCTATCAGCCGGAAATCTCGCAAGGCCGGCTGGAAGCGCTGCTGAACTTCCAGACCATGGTCTGCGACCTCACCGGCCTCGACGTCGCCAATGCCTCGCTGCTCGATGAAGCGACTGCTGCCGCCGAAGCCATGGCGATGGCCGAACGGGTCTCGACATCGAAGGCGAAGGCCTTCTTCGTTGACGAGAATTGCCATGCCCAGACCATCGCCCTCATCCATACCCGCGCCGAGCCGCTTGGCTGGGAGGTGATCGTCGGCAATCCGCACCGCGATCTCGATCCGGCTGGACTGTTCGGCGCGATCTTCCAGTATCCCGGCACCTATGGCCATGCCACGGATTTCACCCGGCAGATCGCCGCCCTGCATGCCACAGGCGCCATCGCCACCGTTGCCGCCGATCCGCTGGCGCTGGCGCTGCTCAAATCCCCCGGCGACATGGGGGCCGATATCGCCATCGGCTGCACCCAGCGTTTCGGCGTGCCGATGGGCTATGGTGGCCCGCATGCGGCCTATATGGCGGTCAAGGACGCCTACAAGCGCTCGATGCCCGGGCGTCTGGTCGGTGTTTCCGTCGATGCGCGCGGCAACCGCGCCTATCGCCTGTCGCTCCAGACCCGCGAACAGCATATCCGCCGCGAAAAGGCGACCTCGAATATCTGCACCGCGCAGGTGCTGCTCGCCGTGATGGCATCGATGTATGCGGTTTTCCATGGTCCCGAAGGCCTGAAGGCCATCGCCCAGAGTGTGCATCTGAAAGCGGTGCGGTTGGCGATGGGGCTTGAAAAGCTCGGCTACGACGTCGAGCCGAAGGTGTTCTTCGACACGATCACCGTCAATGTCGGCCGCCTGCAGGGCGCGATCATGAAGGCGGCGGTGGCCGAGGGCGTCAACCTGCGCAAGATCGGCCATGACCGGATCGGCATCAGCCTTGACGAACGGTCGCGACCGGCAACGCTGGAGGCGGTGTGGAAGGCCTTCGGCGGCGATTTCCGCATTCGCGAATTCGAGCCCGTCTATCGCCTCCCCGATACGCTGATGCGCACCAGCCCCTATCTCGAACATCCGATCTTCCACATGAACCGGGCCGAAAGCGAGATGACCCGCTATATCCGGCGGCTCTCCGACCGGGATCTGGCGCTCGACCGTTCGATGATCCCGCTCGGCTCCTGCACGATGAAGCTCAACGCCACCGCCGAAATGCTGCCGATCACCTGGCCGGAATTTGCCGAGATCCATCCCTTCGCGCCGGAAAACCAGGCGCTGGGCTACCGGGAAATGATCGAGGACCTCTCCGCCAAGCTCTGCGCCGTCACCGGCTATGACGCCTTTTCCATGCAGCCGAATTCCGGGGCGCAAGGCGAATATGCGGGGCTGCTGACGATCCGCAACTACCATATCGCCCGGGGCGAAGGCCACCGCGACATCTGCCTGATCCCCACCTCCGCCCATGGCACCAACCCGGCCTCCGCCAACATGGCGGGGATGAAGGTGGTGCCGGTCAAGGCCCGGGAGAATGGCGATATCGACATGGAGGATTTCCGCGCCAAGGCGGAGCAGCATTCGGCCAACCTCTCCTGCTGCATGATCACCTATCCCTCCACCCACGGGGTTTTCGAGGAATCGGTGAAGGATGTCTGCGATCTCGTCCATGCCCATGGCGGCCAGGTCTATCTCGACGGGGCCAACATGAATGCCATGGTTGGCCTGTCCCGCCCCGGTGACATCGGTTCGGATGTCTCGCATCTGAACCTGCACAAGACCTTCTGCATCCCGCATGGCGGCGGCGGTCCCGGCATGGGGCCGATTGGCGTCAAGGCCCATCTGGCCGCCTATCTGCCCGGCCATCCAGAATGGGCGGCAAAGGACGGTGCTGTCTCGGCAGCCCCCTTCGGCTCCGCCTCGATCCTGCCGATTTCCTGGAGCTACTGCCTGATGATGGGCGGCGAGGGCCTGACACAGGCAACCAAGGTGGCGATTCTCAACGCCAACTATATCGCCGCCCGGCTGAAGGGTGCCTATTCCGTGCTCTACACCTCGCGCAGCGGACGCGTGGCGCATGAATGCATCCTCGACACCAGACCCCTCAACGACAGCGCCGGCGTTTCCGTCGACGATATCGCCAAGCGGCTGATCGACTGCGGCTTCCATGCGCCGACCATGAGCTGGCCGGTGGCGGGAACGCTGATGATCGAGCCGACGGAATCGGAAACCAAGGCCGAGCTGGACCGGTTCTGCGATGCGATGCTGGCGATCCGCGCGGAAATTCGCGCCATCGAGGAGGGCCGGATGGACAAGGCCAACAACCCGCTGAAGAACGCCCCCCATACGGTCGAAGATCTGGTCGGCGACTGGGAGCGGCCCTATTCCCGCGAACAGGCCTGCTTCCCGCCCGGAGCCTTCCGCGTCGACAAATACTGGCCACCGGTCAACCGCGTCGACAATGTCTATGGCGACCGCCATCTGGTCTGCACCTGCCCGCCGGTCGAAGACTATGCGGAGGCGGCCGAATAG
- a CDS encoding LysE family transporter produces the protein MLFVYLKGIVLGLAIAAPLGPIGALCINRTLARGFWAGVAGGLGTALADGAYAVLAAAGFAVFSAVLARLSMALGIIGGAFMLYLGWQSLRAGTEPKPAAPDTGVTDLLKVTATTFVLTLSNPATILSFAAIFAGLGLARQGSAALVTTGGVFTGSLLWWFFLCGTVTVLKHRIPPGFALWVSRVSGVILIAFGIFALTSASLALAGAQR, from the coding sequence ATGCTCTTTGTCTATCTGAAGGGGATCGTGCTGGGACTGGCCATTGCCGCACCGCTCGGTCCCATCGGCGCGCTCTGCATCAACAGGACGCTGGCGCGCGGCTTTTGGGCGGGTGTTGCCGGAGGCCTCGGGACGGCGCTCGCCGACGGAGCCTATGCGGTGCTGGCGGCGGCGGGATTTGCGGTTTTCTCGGCGGTGCTTGCCCGCCTGTCGATGGCGCTCGGAATTATCGGCGGGGCCTTCATGCTCTATCTCGGCTGGCAATCGCTGCGGGCGGGGACGGAACCCAAACCGGCAGCTCCCGACACAGGTGTCACCGATCTCCTGAAGGTCACCGCCACGACCTTCGTGCTGACGCTTTCCAATCCCGCGACCATTCTGTCCTTCGCCGCGATTTTTGCCGGCCTCGGCCTCGCCCGGCAGGGGTCTGCGGCGCTGGTCACCACAGGAGGTGTCTTTACCGGCTCGCTGCTCTGGTGGTTTTTCCTGTGCGGCACGGTCACGGTGCTGAAGCACCGGATTCCCCCCGGCTTTGCCCTCTGGGTGTCGCGCGTCTCTGGCGTGATCCTGATTGCCTTCGGCATTTTCGCGCTGACCAGCGCCTCGCTGGCCCTTGCGGGAGCGCAGAGGTAA
- the gcvH gene encoding glycine cleavage system protein GcvH, which translates to MLKFTSEHEWLKIENGVATVGITRHAAEQLGDLVFVELPAPGSAFGKGDNAATVESVKAASEVYCPLDGEITESNDAIVADPALVSSDPEGSGWFFRLKLANPADAEGLLDEAAYKELIA; encoded by the coding sequence ATGTTGAAATTTACCAGCGAACACGAGTGGCTGAAGATCGAAAACGGCGTGGCCACCGTCGGTATTACCAGACATGCGGCAGAACAGCTGGGCGATCTCGTCTTCGTCGAACTGCCCGCCCCCGGCAGTGCCTTCGGCAAGGGCGACAATGCGGCAACCGTGGAATCGGTGAAGGCCGCCTCCGAAGTCTATTGCCCGCTCGACGGGGAAATCACCGAAAGCAATGACGCCATCGTTGCCGATCCCGCGCTGGTCAGCAGCGATCCGGAAGGGTCCGGCTGGTTCTTCAGGCTGAAGCTTGCCAATCCCGCCGATGCCGAAGGCCTGCTGGATGAGGCCGCCTACAAGGAGTTGATTGCCTGA
- a CDS encoding SUF system Fe-S cluster assembly protein, whose product MSEAASDQKADLREGLVQSAIPAEELARLSDDIIAALKTVYDPEIPADIFELGLIYKIDIEDDRMVKIIMTLTAPGCPVAGEMPGWVENAVSSVEGVQGVTVELTFDPPWSADRMSEEAQVAVGWY is encoded by the coding sequence ATGAGTGAAGCTGCAAGCGACCAGAAGGCCGATCTGCGCGAAGGACTGGTGCAATCGGCAATACCGGCGGAAGAACTCGCGCGCCTCAGCGACGACATCATCGCGGCGCTGAAGACCGTCTATGATCCGGAAATCCCCGCCGACATCTTCGAGCTTGGACTGATCTACAAGATCGACATCGAGGATGACAGGATGGTGAAGATCATCATGACGCTGACCGCTCCGGGCTGCCCGGTTGCGGGCGAGATGCCGGGCTGGGTGGAAAATGCCGTCAGTTCGGTCGAGGGCGTGCAGGGCGTGACGGTCGAGCTTACCTTCGATCCGCCCTGGTCGGCGGACCGGATGTCGGAAGAGGCGCAGGTTGCGGTCGGCTGGTATTGA